Below is a window of Cytobacillus firmus DNA.
AGAGCATTTCCTGTTGCCTGGAGGCTATTCCCCACAATATCGAGGCCATCAAATAGTTTTTCCATTTTTTTTGACTTTGCGGGTATGGTTGAGACAGCTGAAATGATTGTACCAATGGCAGCTAAAGCGGCCCCGATTATCTCTTTTAGTTGATTGTCCATAACATACTCCTTAGCTGACGTATGTTAAATTATATTCAATAAATAAATAATGGGTACGAAGTTTAGGATTGACGAGAGGGAGTTCCGGTGTATAAGTATAGAAACTGAGATTTGTATCAGGGCAGCATCTAAAGTTTTGGCGTCCACGCAGTGTTTTATGGATTAAATCTTCATTTGTTTGAGTAAAATATTCACCTTATAGTTATTCACTAATTCTTCCCATTACCATGGTGCTGTAATAGTTGCCATCAGACAGCTGCTTATCCATTTTTAATACCCCTTCAATTTCAAAGCCATTTTGCTCGTATAGCTTAATCGCTTTCTCATTTGTCTCAAGGACATTTAAGGTAATTTTCTTAATTTGATTAGAGTCCGCCCATTGAATAGACTGAGCTAAAAGGTTTTTTCCAATTGCAAAGCCCCAGAATTCCTTGAGCACACATACACCAAATTCCACTTTGTGTCTGCTTCGTTTCAGTTCACTGCCTTCACACCTGGAGAAGCCTGCAATTCTTCCATTCACCTCAGCAACCAGGAAAATATTCCGGTCACTAATCGAATCTTTATTAACTAACTCTATAAAGCCTATTTCATCTATATATGCTTCACCTGCTTCCCGGTCCATGTTCTCCGTTTCACCATCAATCTGCACCCTTATTTTAGACAGTTCCTTTGCATCTTCCTCGACAGCAGATCTTATCATATAGTTCAAATTTTTAACTATGTATTGTTTTGGTTTTATAATCATTAAAATCCGCCCTCTTTTCTCAAATAGTTATCTATGACAATGAACTGAACTATGTGGTTCATTAAAAATAAGCCAATTCCTCATCCATAGAGGAATGGCTCATCCAAACATTTATTTGTTAATGACAAGCAAAGATTTTTCATCCACTTCAATTTTTTCGATATCAAAGTCATGAAGGTTAATACAGTCTTTGTATTCAGGTCCCTCCGATTCGTCGCCAACCCAGCAGGTATATAATTCACAATAATCTCCTGATGCAAGGTGCTGATCTAAAAAAGCACATAGTGATTTAAAACCTTTTTGTCCTTCTTCGTGACCTTTTGGATAAGACTGTTTGTAGTATTTATTAAACCAAATACTGCCGTGCTGCCTGGAAGTTACTTCGTAGATATATTTTGCTGATAAATGTTTATGTACCTCTGCTCTCATTTCTTCATCAGAGAAGAAGTCACCTACAATGATTTCATTATCACTCTCAGGATCACTAGCTGGCAATATAGAATTACAGCCAAGATAATTAACGATGCTCATCAATTAACTCCTATTTTATAGAAGGTTGCTATTTTTCTGCCCGAATCAATGCTCGCCCTCTGTATAGATTTGAAAATGCACTCCGAATTTGTCGATGACACTTCCATATGCAGGACTGAAGAATGTTTCCTGAAGAGGCATGGTCACTTCCCCGTCCTGCTTAAGTGCATCATAAAATTTCTTCGATTTTACAGGATCTGACGTTGAAAGACAAATGGTCACCTGATTTCCTGTTTGATGATTCTGGCCCGGGAATGTATCGCTAAACATTAGTTCGTTCTCCCCAACCTTTACAGTTGCATGCATAATTCGGTTCTTTGCTTCTTCAGGCAGCGGATATTCAGGGTTATCGGGACCTTCTCCAAATGTTTGCTTATACATAACCTCCGCTTCCAGCGCTTCTTTGTAAAATTCAATTGCTTCATTCGCATTTCCGTCCATCACCAAATAAGGAATCACTCTTACTGTCATTTTCATCAGCTCCCTAATATTTTCATTTTTCTTAACATTTATTGCAAGTTTGATTTTACTACGAGGAACAAATGTTCGCAACTATTTTTTAAAAAAACGGGTCTATTTTTATCACTAAGTCTATATTTTATAGAAATGGTGCAGGAACTTGTACCACATTCCATAGACAAAGGTGAGATGAGAATGTTTACAGTGTATTATCTTGATGGGAAAAATGTTTTATTAAATCAGCTCCGCAAAAGTGTTCCAAATGAAGGAGAAGAGGTCAAAATCAAAGGACGGAAAGGCAAAGTAACCAGTGTCACGTCAGTAGATGAAAGTAAAATTCATGTACAGGTAGAGCTTGAAAGTGTTAACAAAGCGAAGCTGGCAGCAGAGGATGATAAAAAGAAAAGGAAGAAGCGATGAGAAAAACCCGCACCTTGTCTGCGGGTTTTCCATGTTAATGCAGGGTTGCTCTGATCTCCTGCATTTTTTTTCTGACCAGAGGATAAAAGTTTTTCTTAGCGCTGGCAGTCGAATTCCCGCCAAAAAATTCAGTGCCGGGGCAGGTTTTTACGGTATGCCCATGGCTGTTATCCAGCACCCTCTCACCCGAGTTTATATCCCACCAATGGTGATAGGTGATGCTGTCAATGGATGGCGCCAGGCCATATTTCAGCATCAGGAGCGCCGTGACAGTCACGATCGTTTCTTTTTGTTCACCCGTCATTTGATTGGAATCAAAATCGCCGAGATTTTCGATCGCTATCGCATCTGCTTCGATTTTGTGCATCGCTTCTTTATTCTGCAGGCCGAATGATCCTTCAGGAGCCACGTCGAACGGCCTTCCCACAGCCACTTTTCCATCGGGGAAAGTGGTCAGCTGCTGGCTGATCATGCTCCACTTCATTCCGCTTACGTGATATTCCTCCATCCCCTTCATGATCGCAAAATGATTTGTGCCATTGAACTGTTTGTATGATGGCTGATAGGTGTGATGCTGCTGAACCTTCGCCACTTTTCTCGTAAATTTCTGATTGAAAATCCAATCCCGGAATTCCTCTCTTGTCATGAGGACGAACTTTCCATCCATGGCTAACTTTTTTGGGATAATTTTTAGTTTTTGCCCGGTATTTATAGCGTTGGAGGATAGTCCATTTGCTGCCTTAATAATTGCCACACTTGAATCATATTTTTCCGCCAGCTTCCAGAGTGTATCTCCGGGTGCCACTTTGTACATGATCGGGACACGAAGCTTTTGCCCGATTAAAAGCCTGTCTGACTGCAGGCCGTTAAATAGTTTTAAGTCCCCTGCAGTTGATCCGTATTTTTTTGCAATCAATGTCAAGGTATCCCCTTGTTTTACATCATAAATATTGCGGGGATTGTTTTCGGCATGTGCAGCGCTCCAATTCAATTGCCAGAACACTGCGAGACTGAGGAAAAGAAAAATGCATTTTTTCATACTCAATGTCCTTTCCATTCGATTTTTATTATTTTTGTATAACTAAAGAAAATTATCCTCTTTTTTTGGCATGATAAAAGAATCTGCAGGGTATTTTCTATAGCAGAATAAAAGAAATGCAAGGTGAGAGTCAGCATGAAAAACCAATACTTCTCAGAAATTTGCGTACCGATTCAAACTCCATATGGGTTTAAACCAGCAGAAAGAGAACAATTTGATTTTACGTTCGACCGTAAAGACCGTTTTAATGATTACAGGGTAGAAATTGATGGGCAGGATTATGATATCAGCCTGGATGACAATGGCCAGTGGTATTTTTTCACTTCATTTGTATGTGATTCATTTGATGAGCTTAAGCTTTCCAGGCAGATTTTCAGGCCGCCCTATTTAAAAAATGTGGAATTGCGTTTAGTGGATTTAATGGAAAATGCAGATATCCGGGCTCTTTATGAAGGTCATGACAAAGCGTACGGACATGCACTTGCTCTTACAGATAACCTGTCATCTGTCCCAGCATCTAGGCAGGCAAGCCTTGCTAATTATGATGGCTCAGATGACCCCACAATAATAAAAAGGATCCATTACATTCAAAATGAATACAAAGGAGAGATCACCCGGTTTATTTCCGGCTTTGAAACCCGTTCTTTTGCAACCTATACAGAAAATGAATACTACGCAAGGGAAATTCACCTGCCGAATAATGCAAGAACTTATTTGAAGCTGTTTGTTTACTTTTCCAGATATGGCACTCTTCCTTCACAGCAAATGATGCCTCGGTTCCTGGCGAATTTATGGGCGTCTGCACAGAGTTTGAATACAGCAGCCAATCCCGCACTCTACAAACAGCAAGCCATAGATTAAAACAGGGATTTTCATTTTTCGGCAATAAAAGCCATGATACGACCGCTGCGCGCAAGAATAGTCTAATCCTGCGCTTTCCCGAGAAATATGAAAAGCGGGGAATATTTCCCCGCTCAATTGCCGTCTGTTATTTCTTTCAATATTTCATAAGAACGTTTTTGTTTTTCTTCATCATAAATATAAGAAACCGCCATGATTTCGTCCACATTATACATACTCTGGAACTGCTCCAGCTGCCCTTTGACTGTTTCTTTGCTGCCCATCAGGGTGACGCTCGACATCCCCTCTGCCGCTTCCTTCTCCATTGGGTTCCAGATAGAGTCCAGATCCTCGACCGGAGGGCTTAATTTCATGGAAGTTCCTCTGACAACATTCAGGAAAAACTGTTTCATAGTGGTTGACAGGAATTCAGCTTCCTCATCCGTTTCTGCAGCAATGACATTTAAGCAGATCATCATATATGGCTTATCCAGATATTGTGAAGGCTTAAAGTTGGCACGGTAGATCCGGATGGCGTCCTCCATCCACCTTGGAGCAAAGTGTGAAGCAAACACATATGGAAGCCCCAGCTCAGCAGCCAAATACGCTGAATCTGTCGAAGAACCAAGGATATAAATAGGAATGTTCGTCTCAACCCCCGGGTGTGCTTTTACATAACTCTGCTCCTCTAAAGGACCAAAGTATGTCAGCAGCTGCTTCACATCCTCAGGAAATGTATAAACAGAATCATTTTTTGAACGGCGAAGCGCATTAGCCGTCATCATATCCGTGCCAGGTGCCCTTCCGAGGCCCAAATCGACCCGATCCGGATAAATGGTTGCCATCGTGCCGAATTGCTCGGCAACCACTAATGGCGCATGGTTCGGCAGCATTATTCCGCCGGAGCCTATGCGAATCGTTTTAGTATGCTCCAATGCATGTTTTATTAAAATTGCCGTGGCAGAACTAACCAGTGTCGGGGTATTATGGTGCTCCGCTATCCAATAGCGTTTGTAGCCCATTTCCTCTGTTGCCTGGGCCAGATCAACAAGATCTTCGATGGCCTGCCTGCTGTCCTTCCCCTCTCGTATCGGGGCAAGGTTTAAAACAGAAACAGGTATTTGTATATTGGTCATTTTATAATCTCCTTCATGAAGAATTGACTTTATTTTAACAACCGAAATAAATTTAGGAAAATATAATGCTTAGTGTGGGCAAAATTACTGCGGAGAATTTATTAAAATTTGAAATGGCAGTGGTTATGAGCGATTTTTGCTTTTTATGAGCGAAAATTTTATTTTATGAGCGATTTTCTTTGGATTATGAGCGAAAAACTTATTTTATGAGCGATTTCCTTCGGTTTATGAGCGAATACCAAATTTCCTCAAAGAAATCATGTCCTGCCGCACCCAAGCCTAAGCAAGAAAAAACCAGCCCCTGTGAAAGGGACTGGCTCTCAGCTCACTCTTAATGGTTCTTCATTTTCAGCAGAAACACTGGTTTTTGCCGGTTTTTTCTTACTCAAAGCCAGCAGCAGAATCATGCCAAAGATACAGGCAGTACCAGCCCATTGATATAGTCCGAATGGTTCGTTCAGCCAGATAACCGTAGTAAATACTGCGGCAAGCGGCTCGAGGCTGCTTAAAAGACTGGTTTCCGTTGGAGACAGCGTTTGGAGACTTTCAATATAGAACCAGAAGGCAAGCATCGTTCCAAAAATAATAACGAAGACCAAATAAAGGTAACCCTCAGCCGTTAAGCTCCTAAAATCCATTTGCCATGGGGGGTGGATGAAACTCAATGCAAATCCGCCAATCACCATCGCCCAGCCAACCACGACAAGGGAATCATACTCCTTGAGCAGCGGGACGGCATACAACGTATAAAACGCCAGTGCCACACCAGATAGAACTCCCCATACAATCGCAGGTGACGGTACGGACAGCTGAGAAACAGAACCATTTGTCAATAGAAGAAAGCACCCCGCTATAGCAAGGGACACGGTCACCAAATCCTGTCTTGTAAACACCGTTTGCTTACGCAGGACCAGGTAAATGATAATCATAGCTGGTGCCAGATATTGAAGCAGCGTGGCAACAGCCGCATTGCCATGATGAATGGAAGCCATATAGGTGTACTGTACGGCCAGCATTCCCGCCAGGCCAAAGATCAAAAGCATGGCAGCTGCTTTTTTATTTTTCCACACTCCAAATACCTGTGAGCGATCTTTCAGTAAAAATTGAACGGCCAAAAGAAGAACACCTGCGACCAGAAGCCGGGCTGTGACAAGCCAATCAACAGAGATTCCAAATTCCTGAAAAAGCTTTTGGGCAACTGTTCCTCCAACTCCCCAGAATGAAGCCCCAAAAATAACAAGCAATAAACCCGTACTCCTTGAACGTCCTTTCATGTTGATTCCACCTTAAATATAATAATAGTGTTATAATAAACCAAATTCTGTGATAAAAATAGCTGGATATCATAAAAAAGTATAACAATATTGAGGTGGCTTTTTTGCAGATTAAAGACTTTAAAGTGGATGAACGCCTGAAAGAATTAACGAGCCACAGGACGGTGGTGATGCCTGTCGCCTGCTACGAAACGAAGATTGCAGATAATATCCAAGGCAAAATCCCTTTGCACTGGCATGAGGAGATTCAATTTATCCTGTCAGTAAAAGGCGAAGCTATTGTCCAAATCAATGAGGAAAAACTGGCAGTTAAAGAAGGTGAAGGCATTTTCATTAATAGCGGCTGTCTCCATTCGGCCGAGGACTTAAACGGAGATTGCGTTTATATTTGTTTAAATGTCTCCCCTCATTTCCTGCTTCCCCAGGAATTATACAGCAGTTATATTTATCCATATATATCAGCAACAAATCTTCCATACATCATCCTGAACCGCAGCGAGGATTGGGGAAAAAGCATATTAGAAAGCATCATAGAAATCAAGAAATTAATTAATGACAATCCTCCATTTTACGAGATTAACATAACCAGTTTGCTCACATTCATTTGGCAGCAGTTAATCAGGAACGGATTTCATTTGGAATACAGCCAGACTGAAGTTGAAAAGCATATGCGGATGAAGGCAATGCTGAATTGGATTCATCAGCATTTCGCTGAAAAAGTTACTCTTGCTGATATTGCCAAAGCCGGCAGGCTGAGTAATTCTGAATGCTGCAGATACTTTAAAAAAATCTTAAAGACGACACCCATTAACTACTTGATTCATTATCGCATACAAAAAAGTCTCCCCCTGCTGCAAGAAAGAGACTCGAATGTCACAGAAGTTGCCTTTAAAGCAGGATTCAACAGCAGCAGTTACTTTATTGAAAAATTCCGCAAGTCTATGAATATGACACCTTTAGCGTATAAAAAGAATCGAAATTATTGCAGCACATTAGGAAATGGCCATTGATTGTCCGAACTGTTCCTGGCCATGGGATGAAAAGTATGTGTTTATATCTATAGTCCGGCTGTCTATATTCAGAAAATACTCTTTCAGGTTTCCCTGAAAAACAATATGAAAATCTTCCATTTCCAAAAACTCATGCGGTATAACAAGTGAGGGCGGTTTAGTAAAATGGACAATCTCACTCCTCTGTAAGACAGTTGCTACAAATTGAGAGCAGAAAAAAGCATTATTTCTTGAGAGTTGCTTATTAAATATGATCGCAAATAGCCCCAGCAGATTATAGCCGTAATCGTCTTTTTCTGATTCTATCTTGTTTATGAATGCTTTAAGCTTATTCTGCTGTGCATCTGTAACAGAACAGCTAATGACTGTGCACCTTGAGTTACTAAAAAATTCTCCTCGGAAATTTTCTTTAACAAAACCGCCTATGAATGGATTTTTCGCCGTTTTTCTGCCAAAACTGTACACTTCTTTTAATTCAGGATCAATTGAGATAGAAGCATGATTATAAGGTTTTTTTGTATAAATCTTAATAAGCCGCGTAAATAACGTTCCGGTATCCGTAAGGAGTATATAGATTTTTTGATTAGACATAACGTATCTCCTTATCAAAAATATGATTATATTTTAATAATAAAGAGACACGTCTTTTTGGTTAAGAAGCCTGCGCTGTAT
It encodes the following:
- a CDS encoding AraC family transcriptional regulator, translating into MQIKDFKVDERLKELTSHRTVVMPVACYETKIADNIQGKIPLHWHEEIQFILSVKGEAIVQINEEKLAVKEGEGIFINSGCLHSAEDLNGDCVYICLNVSPHFLLPQELYSSYIYPYISATNLPYIILNRSEDWGKSILESIIEIKKLINDNPPFYEINITSLLTFIWQQLIRNGFHLEYSQTEVEKHMRMKAMLNWIHQHFAEKVTLADIAKAGRLSNSECCRYFKKILKTTPINYLIHYRIQKSLPLLQERDSNVTEVAFKAGFNSSSYFIEKFRKSMNMTPLAYKKNRNYCSTLGNGH
- a CDS encoding DMT family transporter, yielding MKGRSRSTGLLLVIFGASFWGVGGTVAQKLFQEFGISVDWLVTARLLVAGVLLLAVQFLLKDRSQVFGVWKNKKAAAMLLIFGLAGMLAVQYTYMASIHHGNAAVATLLQYLAPAMIIIYLVLRKQTVFTRQDLVTVSLAIAGCFLLLTNGSVSQLSVPSPAIVWGVLSGVALAFYTLYAVPLLKEYDSLVVVGWAMVIGGFALSFIHPPWQMDFRSLTAEGYLYLVFVIIFGTMLAFWFYIESLQTLSPTETSLLSSLEPLAAVFTTVIWLNEPFGLYQWAGTACIFGMILLLALSKKKPAKTSVSAENEEPLRVS
- a CDS encoding GNAT family N-acetyltransferase, which gives rise to MIIKPKQYIVKNLNYMIRSAVEEDAKELSKIRVQIDGETENMDREAGEAYIDEIGFIELVNKDSISDRNIFLVAEVNGRIAGFSRCEGSELKRSRHKVEFGVCVLKEFWGFAIGKNLLAQSIQWADSNQIKKITLNVLETNEKAIKLYEQNGFEIEGVLKMDKQLSDGNYYSTMVMGRISE
- a CDS encoding LysM peptidoglycan-binding domain-containing protein, whose protein sequence is MIAKKYGSTAGDLKLFNGLQSDRLLIGQKLRVPIMYKVAPGDTLWKLAEKYDSSVAIIKAANGLSSNAINTGQKLKIIPKKLAMDGKFVLMTREEFRDWIFNQKFTRKVAKVQQHHTYQPSYKQFNGTNHFAIMKGMEEYHVSGMKWSMISQQLTTFPDGKVAVGRPFDVAPEGSFGLQNKEAMHKIEADAIAIENLGDFDSNQMTGEQKETIVTVTALLMLKYGLAPSIDSITYHHWWDINSGERVLDNSHGHTVKTCPGTEFFGGNSTASAKKNFYPLVRKKMQEIRATLH
- a CDS encoding LLM class flavin-dependent oxidoreductase — protein: MTNIQIPVSVLNLAPIREGKDSRQAIEDLVDLAQATEEMGYKRYWIAEHHNTPTLVSSATAILIKHALEHTKTIRIGSGGIMLPNHAPLVVAEQFGTMATIYPDRVDLGLGRAPGTDMMTANALRRSKNDSVYTFPEDVKQLLTYFGPLEEQSYVKAHPGVETNIPIYILGSSTDSAYLAAELGLPYVFASHFAPRWMEDAIRIYRANFKPSQYLDKPYMMICLNVIAAETDEEAEFLSTTMKQFFLNVVRGTSMKLSPPVEDLDSIWNPMEKEAAEGMSSVTLMGSKETVKGQLEQFQSMYNVDEIMAVSYIYDEEKQKRSYEILKEITDGN
- a CDS encoding VOC family protein, translating into MTVRVIPYLVMDGNANEAIEFYKEALEAEVMYKQTFGEGPDNPEYPLPEEAKNRIMHATVKVGENELMFSDTFPGQNHQTGNQVTICLSTSDPVKSKKFYDALKQDGEVTMPLQETFFSPAYGSVIDKFGVHFQIYTEGEH